The sequence ATCCATGGCTTCCGAATCGCGCCCCGTCATTTCGGTCAGCATCTCGGAACGCCACTTCAGCGGTCCAACGATTGATCCAGCGGCGGAAACGGAACTGGCCAAGATTGCGGGCGATTGTGGTTTCAAGCTCACGGACAACAAATCCGAAGTGAAAGCGCAGATCGAAATCACTGGCGAGGCCTTGAGCGAGTTTGGCATGCGCAAGGGCAATCTGGTCTCTTGCAAGGCCAGGATTGAATTAAAGGTTCGCGAGACAGCGACGGGCAACCTGCTCATTGTCGATCGCCAGACAAGTGTCGCTGTGGATCTGACCGAGCAGATTGCCGCAAAGTCCGCGCTGCAGAATGCCGCGGCAGAACTCGCCGAGCGCATTCTTCCAAAGCTCGCCAGGTAGGGATTCGTGTTGCGGTTCCAAACTCCGCTCAACAGTGGAACGAGATCGCCCTTTACATCGCGGCGATGGCGGTTTCTCTTGGCGCCAGGATTATGAAAACGCCACTGCTCCAGCTCGCATTTGTGTCAATCGCGCTCCTCGTTCCCGGCTGCGGGAAGAAGGATGGCGCCGCTCCCGGCAACGTCACCCCACTGCGCGAGACATCGTTCACGGAAGTCACGAGCCAGCTTGATCCCGGCGGAACCGTCTATGGCTACCTCGCAACAGATCAGTGGCTCTCCGGGCTTCACACGAACGTCGCTGCGTGGAGCGAGCTGGTATCGACATTCCCGGGCGTTGATCCCTCC is a genomic window of Verrucomicrobiia bacterium containing:
- a CDS encoding curli assembly protein CsgG, with the translated sequence SMASESRPVISVSISERHFSGPTIDPAAETELAKIAGDCGFKLTDNKSEVKAQIEITGEALSEFGMRKGNLVSCKARIELKVRETATGNLLIVDRQTSVAVDLTEQIAAKSALQNAAAELAERILPKLAR